A region of the Muricauda sp. MAR_2010_75 genome:
TAATCAAACTCCCCTTCGGCCAAGGTAGCACCTACTCCACCTTTGATCAAATTAAAGTACATACGCTCCTTTGCGGCTTGAATGATGGCCTTTTCATCTTGCAACCAAGCATCATACCTTAGCGGGTCGTTGGCCCTCCAATCGGCAATGGCACTTTTAAAGACTTCTTCGTTGAAGATTCCGTTTTCATCCAAAAAGTCTGGAATCTGTGCATAGCCGGATGTTTTTACAAACTCGATGATCTGATCGCTCTCCACATCAATCCCCAAGTCCTCAAACTGTTGGTTAAGGATGGCTTTTCTCACTTCTTGATCATAAACGGTGTTCACCAATTGGGTAGAGGAGAAATTGGGGCCATATCTTCTGGATGCAGTTTCCACCTCTCTTCTAAACTCGTCAATGGAAATACTCTCCCCATTAATCTCTGCCACTTCGGAGCCCATTTTGCCACCTGCAAAATTATTGCTGGTAAAGACCCCTGATATTACAAATGCGAACAACGCCAGACCTATGATCAGAATCAATATGGTTGTCCGTTTTCTAATATTCTCTAATATTGCCATTTTACTGCTTGTTTACTTTAATTTCAGTGGGCGAAAATACCACTTTCTTTTCAAATAGGAAAGGGTAAAAAATGCTGGAAATTGTTAATCCTCAGCGTGAACACGTACCGTCACCAAATCAATTTTGGTATTGGACACTTCCAAAATATGGAAGGTAAAATTTTCAATCCTCACTTCTGAATCTTGTTCGGGAATTTCCCCGGTCTCGTTCATGATCAACCCTCCCAAGGTTTCATACTCTTCGCCTTCGGGCAGTTCCAGTTTATAGGTTTCGTTGATATAATCCACCTCCAAGCGTGCAGAAAACTTATACACATTTTCACTGAGCTGTTCTTCATGGAGATCGGTGCTATCGTGCTCATCCTCAATTTCACCAAAAAGCTCCTCAATAATGTCCTCTACGGTCAGGAGTCCGGAGGTGCCCCCATATTCATCCAAAACCACGGCCACACTTTTGCGTTTTTTGGTGAGCACATTCAAAATATCTTGGATGAGCATGGTCTCTGGAACAAATTCCACGGGAAGTAGGATACTTTTTATGGTCTTTGGTTTTTTGAAGAGTTCGTAGGAATGCACATAGCCAATGATTTCATCAATGCTATCCTTGAACACCAGTATTTTGGAGTAGCCCGTTTCGGTGAATAATTTGGTGAGGTTCTTTGGGGTCTCATCCAACTCCACGGCCGTAATTTCCGTTCGCGGCACCATGACCTCTCGCGCCTTTACGGTAGAGAATTGTAGGGCA
Encoded here:
- a CDS encoding hemolysin family protein — translated: MNTSIVIIILSLLFSAFFSGMEIAFISANRIHIEIEKKQEGLLAKLLTWLTDKPSKFIATMLIGNNIALVIYGLFMGDVLMEWFQSLLPMQYEFLNVLLTDFSLLSQTIISTLIILLTAEFLPKVLFQIYSNTLLKFFAVPAYFFYILFSFISWFVIKVSDFILKIFFKIDGDEVQLSFTKLELGDYITEQMETVEEEDVVDSEIQIFQNALQFSTVKAREVMVPRTEITAVELDETPKNLTKLFTETGYSKILVFKDSIDEIIGYVHSYELFKKPKTIKSILLPVEFVPETMLIQDILNVLTKKRKSVAVVLDEYGGTSGLLTVEDIIEELFGEIEDEHDSTDLHEEQLSENVYKFSARLEVDYINETYKLELPEGEEYETLGGLIMNETGEIPEQDSEVRIENFTFHILEVSNTKIDLVTVRVHAED